One genomic region from Pagrus major chromosome 24, Pma_NU_1.0 encodes:
- the LOC140992363 gene encoding transmembrane protein 47-like — MSSAVTETEESARSSPLTPLKLVGLVCVFLALCLDVGAVMSPAWVTADDQYYLSLWESCWKPASTENWQCSSTLGSDWQVATLALLLGGGALVLMSFLVALVAVCIGTRRRFYAPVAFMLFAAVVLQACSLVLYPIKFIESINLRIYHEFNWGYGLAWGGTIFSFGGGILYCLNPKNYEEYY; from the exons ATGTCGTCTGCTGTCACCGAGACGGAGGAGTCGGCGCGCAGCTCCCCGCTGACTCCGCTGAAGCTGGTCGGGCTGGTGTGCGTCTTCCTGGCGCTCTGCCTGGATGTGGGAGCCGTGATGAGCCCGGCGTGGGTGACTGCCGACGACCAGTACTACCTGTCCCTGTGGGAGTCCTGCTGGAAGCCGGCGAGCACCGAGAACTGGCAGTGCAGCAGCACGCTGGGCTCAG ACTGGCAGGTTGCTACGTTGGCCCTGTTGCTAGGGGGCGGCGCCCTGGTGCTGATGTCGTTCCTGGTCGCTCTGGTTGCTGTGTGCATCGGCACGAGACGGCGATTCTATGCACCCGTCGCCTTCATGCTCTTCGCCGCAG TTGTCCTCCAAGCCTGCAGCTTGGTCCTCTATCCCATCAAGTTCATCGAGAGCATCAACCTGAGGATCTACCATGAGTTCAACTGGGGCTACGGCCTGGCCTGGGGGGGGACCATCTTTTCCTTTGGCGGAGGAATCCTCTACTGTCTCAACCCCAAGAACTACGAGGAGTATTACTAA